The following coding sequences are from one Triticum dicoccoides isolate Atlit2015 ecotype Zavitan chromosome 4A, WEW_v2.0, whole genome shotgun sequence window:
- the LOC119289273 gene encoding uncharacterized N-acetyltransferase YoaA-like produces the protein MEQQRREPAPETEVTLREFTEADAEALFAWASDPRVVLFQRREAYARVDEARRYILDHVLPHPWYRAICVGTVVVGSISVKPAGEEGSSSSRASLGYRVAHGFWGRGIATRAVRMAASAAFAEWPWLARLEAVADVENPASQRVLEKAGFVREGVLRRYLVLKGRPRDMVMFSLSSSRTATRGPCQNLQVKEPFELNNEQVSKSKTIKR, from the coding sequence ATGGAGCAACAGCGACGGGAGCCGGCGCCGGAGACGGAGGTCACCCTGCGCGAGTTCACCGAGGCCGATGCGGAGGCGCTCTTCGCGTGGGCGTCGGACCCGCGCGTGGTGCTCTTCCAGCGCCGCGAGGCCTACGCGCGCGTCGACGAGGCCCGCCGCTACATCCTCGACCACGTCCTCCCGCATCCGTGGTACCGCGCCATCTGCGTCGGCACCGTGGTGGTGGGCTCCATCTCGGTCAAGCCCGCGGGGGAGGAGGGCTCGTCGTCGTCGAGGGCGTCCCTGGGCTACCGCGTCGCGCACGGCTTCTGGGGCCGCGGCATCGCGACGCGCGCGGTGCGGATGGCCGCGTCGGCGGCGTTCGCGGAGTGGCCGTGGCTGGCGCGGCTGGAGGCGGTGGCCGACGTGGAGAACCCGGCGTCGCAGCGCGTGCTGGAGAAGGCCGGGTTCGTGAGGGAGGGCGTGCTCCGGCGCTACCTCGTGCTCAAGGGCCGGCCCAGGGACATGGTCATGTTCAGCCTCtcgtcgtctcggaccgcgacgagaGGGCCATGCCAAAATTTACAAGTGAAAGAACCATTTGAATTGAATAATGAGCAGGTATCGAAAAGCAAGACGATAAAACGTTGA